The genomic region gtaaaaaaattcccaaagccattacattacaacgtaaaaaaattactagaacaattcggaaacaaaattagcttattggaaaactaagacagacaatatgtaatttaaaaagcaagctctggagtttacagaaacaaaacgaGAAGGAAGAACGAGGAATTGAAAAGCAACTTACCAAAATAAAAGAAGCTGCTATAGAAGGTAGTTTGAAAGCAAGCTTTTTGACTGAACAAATTCAGGCTTTCGGAAAACAAAAGTGTAAATTTCATGAAAAcacactgaaaatctgcatattGCTATCTAACAGGTCATCTACCGGCTATAGATTACTAAGAAACTTGGGTATTTTACACTTACCCCATCAAAAGAGATTAAAAACTTATATTGATCACTCAAAAGGAGAAACAGGTGTCACCTCTTTGGTAAAGGCTCGGCTAATTGCAGAGGAAAAGTCCTtggagcatgaaaatgaaaaagttggATCTCTCATTATTGACGAAATGAGTATTAAACCGAAATTGGTGTATGACAGAAATTTGGATATGTTGATAGGAATGACAGACACTGAGAAAAATGCTATTGGGATTGAAAATAAGCTGGCCAATAAATTGCTGTGCATTCTGTTCAAGGGTCTGTCTACAAAGTACAGAATAccagtgtcattttattttacacacaatttaacccaaagacgttatatagttaACCGGAGATGATTTGGCAAAATTGACTATGGAAGCCCTAAAAGTAGTGGAAGATATTGGATTTAAAGTAATTAGAATTGTGACGGATAACtgccaattttcgaatataacttagctgaacaaacttcaaataacactgtaatatgcttggcatatttataatattcgtactcaatcagtaatgcacaattaatcgaactattttcacgatacacaatgctttgtaatggtactattcatcatttcttagggcagcgaggcgaacctagcggcagaaattgtcatgactcacagagacctactctcgatcgtgctatgcgccagcttgtgtaatctcgtaagcaacggtttcaGAACACAtaattaatgcttatttttcattgtgtatgtataaatggCAAATTCCAAGCGTGATATAATTACATTTGTACACATTTTCATGCTTACTTTTCgtaatatatagaaaaataaactacagtgtatattaaaatgaaattaataccaAATGATAAGGAATaaattacgaaaaaaatagtaaaaatttgatttctctaaatcaattattaattatgttataaaatttctaATCTGCAATCACGTAATTACACTACACGGACATAATACTTTGCATGGTACTATATAGGTTAAAAGTTCTGCTTATTATAGTGGTATTTTTTCTGACTGTAAAACATTATGTCACTGAAGGTTAAAGGAACGTTTTGATACAAATCTGACATTTGTGTATTGAATATCCtttgcacaataatgaataaACTTGTAGTGACGTAATTACACAACATCGTGACTAATTATACTTCGAAACGAAACAATTAGCACTCCATTAGCATGATGTATGGTTGTTGTATGACATTGTTTTAAGTATTGAAATAaaacaggaataataataataataataataataataataataataaaaatgaataatagcaCTGatctaaaaaaaaactttttgtctgCTATTGAGGAAATTTCAAGTGTTCTATACTGAAATTGATACGCcgattccagatctgtaatcagatttatcatagcATGTCATGTTTttgagttatgggactgtaaaattaattataaatcttactattcagtatatacctgtaccgtaaagtcagatatataaattaagcttagttAATACATTCTTtgcaaattgttatattatattattttaaatacatttagggTATAAGAAGATATACACTTAAAATATGTAGTGAACACTAAAAACTCTGTTAAAAGTGCTTGAGACCTTTGCTTTTCCGCTTATGTTGGCATGTGGTTGATCGCTGTAGAAACCAGCAGAAATCACCTGTCATGCTCGGACCTTATTGACCCTGGTACCTGGATTCCATGGTTGATATGATCTGATGCaacctctcaccatgttcgtcacttacagcgccgagatttgatggaaaaaagtcaaggtgtgaatgaagaaaatacatttttaaagacatgcgacaacctagattctgaaatgctctaagcatgttataggctatactagctcagcataattGTCAGCTCGCTGATTTCCTAAAAACCTAGTTGACATTAGTGCAAATGTGGCCCACGCTTCGAGTTCAAGAACACTAGTTTTGACCTGAACGTAGTGTCACACTTCAACCGTCGGATCTCTGGCCTGCCTTgaatttatgccttaaattttgcATCACTTTTCACTCTCCCAAATTTCTCCTTCAGATACTTAAGGCCTTCATCATCATAATTCAGAGCCCGCACAAAGTTTTTCATGAGGCCAAGTTTAATGTGAAGGggggaagaaaataatattttctttgcgTCAACGAGCGCCttgtgttaaaaattaaaaatgttattattttaaaattgtgacgtgatagaaaaaaacgaAACCAGATCTGTAATCCGCAtcctcaaattagggttggtaagcatcctcaaattagggttggtatatttgtttttgttcagtagcaaaatcacagtGAAATGGAtcttaatgtattaaaaatgtaaaaattaaaattaaaaatgttattattttaaaattgtgacgtgatagaaaaaaaacgaACTTCTGATCTGTAATAATCAGTACACTTAAATTAGGGTTGGTATACTTGTTTTTGTTGAGTAGAaaaatcagaataaaataaataaaatgtaaaaattaaaagtgttattattttaaaattgtgacctgtTAGAAAAAAACAGACTTTacatctgtaatcagcacacttaaattagggttggtacgCTTGTTTTTGTTCAATAGCAAaatcacaattaaattaaaaaatggatctaaatgtattacttacttacaaatggcttttaaggaacccgaaggttcattgccgccctcacataagcccgccatcggtccctatcctgtgcaagattaagccagtctctatcatcataccccacctccctcaaatccattttaatattatcctcccatctacgtctcggcctccctaaaggtctttttccctccggtctcccaactaacactctatatgcatttctggattcgcccatacgtgctacatgccctgcccatctcaaacgtctggatttcaagttcctaattatgtcaggtgaagaatacaatgcgtgcagttctgtgttgtgtaactttctccattctcctgtaacttcatcccgcttagccccaaatattttcctaagcaccttattctcaaacacccttaacctatgttcctctctcagagtgagagtccaagtttcacagccatgtagaagaaccggtaatataactgttttataaattctaactttcagatttttggacagcagactggatgataagagtctaaatgtattaaaaatgtaaaaattaaaattaaattacagcgtTGTTACTACTCCTGTTTTAATTCATCTCAAGTCAATACTTAGTTGTAATATTAATGTTCAATTCACCTGTAAtatattgctaataataatattcaagtctTCTGATGTAATTGATGATAACTTCTAGTTTTGTCCCCATTTTCTCTCCTTACGTTATAATCATCATAGGTTCTATCCGTCAACTCCTCACttgaaaaacatttttcagaGTAGAAAGGTTCTGTCTGAAATATGATCATTTCAGCAGTGGGGATATAGCAAACTTTTGATTGTGAAAATCCCATCGCAGATTGCCCTCTCTTAATGAAAGCCCATGACAAAATTTCAGaagaattgaattaaaaatggCAAGTATTTTTTGATTCAAACTTCAAGCTTCTCTACTGAAAAATGATAACAAATGTAGATAGAATCTATTTATTCTCACATCACGAAATATGTCTACAATCTTACAAAAATGAATCTTAAAATATTAACGAACTCTTTATAACAACATTgtttgcaaaataattttgacagaggAAGTGTGACAGCAAAGCAAATATTCTGCGTTCATACATTTCACACTTGAGCAGAAGGTCTTCCAcaatttgtaatatttctttgcATACACACTGATGTCCTTTACCTGTTACAATTTGAAACCTTGGAAACAAAACTTCTTAACTTCCCATGTCCCGATAAAAGACTGTGTTATTATGAAATCTAATGATGATTTATTCTTGTCGAATCGCTCAAATACAGTTGAGAAATTCAGTTTCTTGGTTAGGGATCCATTTTTACTACTGAGCCATTGCTCATGCCAACATTCTTTTGTGTCTCTATTTAGCACCTTTAGCAGGGCACTCAATGTGTGCATACTCTGAATTAGAATGAGCAGCTGTTTCGGCCAGTTCATCGGCTCTTTCGTTTCCCAGAGTAGGCTACCGGCATGACCACGGACCCAAGTTAGACAGATATGCTTGGAATATCGCATAATTAAGGACTTGATTTCCACAGATAGGAGACTTAGGTTGTACTTTTGCCTAATTGAATTAAGCGAAGCTTGAGAATCGCTTTAGATAGAACATCGTAGTTGCAATACATACACACTATATCATAGCCTTATGGATtgctaatactgggtgttcagttcaaaatgtcatggctcgctgtatgccgtcatgtggctagccgatgagcctagagaattcaatcttcctacacttccgcataggcgtattacctatattccagagaagttgcctagcaagtacggctttcattttgaagagtacttaccgatacgtacggtaacgccggtagtggcaggaatgtgaactgtcgggatatggggaaagggttaagacgattacttacgtatttgttgacattaacttcgacggtcaacatggacacggagcatttgatttgtattgtggaattttgccgtacgcaatcgatgataacaaataccctgcgacgacttgcccgcgcaaaacacagttcgacagaggttatggtagcacacagaccgtacagaccgccatctgttgctacgacgttcaagttataccgtacacgttctcaagttcagattaaacgccttgattaataggcaacttctctgacataaaagctgaaactcgcttcaaatcgctgactcacaacagtgacgtcatgacacactttgaaatgaacactcagtagttTCGTTTGAAATATGGAGCAATAAGGTGACAAACTGAATCGTTCGGAATGAATTTCTACACCGTTACAGTACACCACGAAAGCATATCCTACTGCAGCTTTCTCAGTGTCATTATCACTTGAACAAGAACCATCAGTATAAATTTGATGCATGCACTGTGGTATGACGTACTCGTAGTATTTCCAGGATGACCAGGATTAAGGAGATGTGACTGTTTTTCTACTTCGATATTTCCAAGTATCTTCGGGATATTGGCGGTCTTTTTTTAACGTCTATGAGATAAACTTTAAAATTGCCGACATACAATTTAATTGGTTCATTGTCTACTATGAAGTGTTTTGCTGTACTAGCTTCCAATAGTAGTTAATCGAGTGTAATAGAAAAGGTAGAAATCCCTTCATGAACTATTTCAATAACCTGACAAAAATGCATGTAAATACAGATTTTGCGCTATTTTTGGAAATTGTTTCTTATGCCATATATTTCGTATTGACAGTTAATGTTtggtattaaaattttataatacaataccaacaaaataatgtacaaatttTCAAGGGAGGTTTCGACTTGATTTTGGAAGATTTCCTTGTAATGAAAAGTGATTATTTTAGCATGTATCCTACATTGTGCAGTAGAACCTAATCCGTAGGTCCGTTACATCCAAGTCACCTACATCACATGAATTCTTGTTACCGTATTATGAATCCCCTCCGCCAGAGTCCTCATCTCTCTGTCACAAAAATAGGAGGCACCCTGTTACTCAAGCGACGGCGTGACACTAGCCACGCAAAAACGATGCAATACTCTGAAGCAAAAGTCGCTTGACTTCTTCgaaaaaatatctcaatattatTGTTTCCTTTTAGCTAAAATAATCAATCTCACTCATAACAATAAAATACTCTCAGCTGTAGTTCTTATTGGCTTTATTTCGCGTCTTACGGATTTTCCTATGACGCTCCGTATTTGTAGTCCGAATTATTCAAAATCCGaggttattactcgaccgaggcgagtggagtcgcgggcgtaatgtgaactatagcgatgcggtattacgaatgcAGGAGCAGTAGTGCCatggctccgggctgcaggactccactggccttggtcgagtaataccttcACCCTCCATTACCTCGGATTACCGTGATTCTATTGTAATTATGTTACtttaataaaatttcactttctacCAAATATTAACTGTACAGGAATTTACTAAATTATCTCAATTAAGGTTAACTTAAGTAGAAATTTCAgcaatttctttcttttataatttGTGGGTGCCTCCGGTGTAGATAAAGAGTATACGAGATGGACTCGTAATATGAAACTGCGCTCCGGcgtgagttcaaatcccggttcggTTGATTACCCGGCTCGTTTTTCCCTGAGATTTCCCAAACTTGTATCCTTATGGCATGTAATTCCATGACGATCTCTTGAATATTTATGGACAAATTtcatctcactattaccaattccaccgacgctaaataaccgcgtGATTGATACATTATCGTATTAACAATTTGGGGTCATAGGTATCAATATTGCTCCAAAGTACACAATTATTAGGAGAGCATAAACACACATACTGATGACTTATTACTTGTTAGAACACACATACTGATGGCTTATTACCTATTAGAAAACAAACTAAAATGCCGCTTTTattaggaagaaaatgtgtgcacTTAAAAGAGTTTTTAATCAATGTGGAATTTAAAAGGAACAGGAGTAAAGACACGAAAAATAAGAAAGCAAAGGttgtaataaatatcaatataaatgtttaataaaactaaaatactgtatatacaataaaTGCACAGTGTGTGCCGTTGACTCACATTTCAGTACGATGTATTACTAGATTCTTCATTCAGCAACGTTATTTGGTCTATGTTTTCATTGACACCTCCTTTAAGAGTAtaagttaatttaaaatatacataacaATATAAATTTGGTGGTTACAACTTAATCATTTAGTTCcaatttaatttaactgatttttAATTCGTTGGCATAAATGAACTTCACTGTACAGATAAAAACTgactgtttttctttttaatcacATAAACTCTCTCACAACCACAATGCTCGTTGATTCATTCAACTATATTGTCAAAAAATATAACGTAATGACATTACATACTcctgagtttcataattttgacGACCCAGATTTGTTAATCAGAAATGAAGAGGAGGAAAGCCAAGAGAATAATGGATGGATGGCGTCAGAAGAAATATGACTAGAAGAGATCTTACTGAAGAAGTTGCTGAGGAAGGGTGAAGGATAACTACTGTATTGTAGAAAAATCCTAATAAGAGAGagttacaaaacaaaataatttctaatgacTTTTACGTAACAATGTTTCTCCCCCTCTTTTATGGCTAATTCAATAATctgttattaaaattatgtattttcgCTTCGTTATTACTTCAAATAATCAGTCACAAATTGAGATTTTTATACTGATTAAAGTTGTCCGAAAGTTCTCACcttatttaaagtaataaaatattcaatcattcatatttaattttccCTGACACGTCATGTCAAATAACAAATGTTGAATGTTATTACGTAATACGTAACAAGaatctaaatatttatttcacttttcttATCGACTAAATTACTAACCGGATTTCGAAATTATGCACTTTTCTCTTTCTATGTACtatagaattttgtaaaattaatgtaCCGATACTGAAACTATTTCTATGCCCAATATTCAGTAAAAATGATTGATTCAATTTGGTTTTACTTACTAAGTTACCACAATAATGTAAACTTAATCTTCTGtcatttaaaatactgaaaacgTCTTTCCTATGCAGAGAAAAGTAAGCATAGCCATGGcgaatatatacataaattagaGGAGCGTTGAATCAAAATGAGCTCAGTCCATCCGCAGAATAAATGCTGTTTGAAACGGATTCCCCCTATTTCTGTAGCAAGAAATCGACCTGTGAAATCCGTTTCTTTTAGAAAGCGCTCCTTAGGGGGAATCCGTTTCAATTATTTATAGTATCAATTCAGTCTATGTACAAATTATGTCTTTTAGGCTAATTGTGGAAGTACCAATGTAACTAAACTTACAGTAAGGATCGTGGAGGCAAGATGAGTTGTGGCGATACTTTTAGGAGTAGTTGTAATTATTGGGATTTGTGTGGCAGGGAAACCTGTCCTTCCTTCTCGAGTGCGATGAGTTGGTGTTATGGTCGCAGACCTCTCACTAGCATCGTCACATTTTGCGATTGCGTTCAGATCTAAAGCGGCAACAGAATCGCAAGCATTATTGTTTTTTACGTGTGTACCGAAATCGTTCAAAGAAACCTTACATTTGGCTAAACAGAAGTTGTTATTAACGAAAACGCTTGGAAGTAAAGAGACAGACTTTGCGAATGTACATGTGCAGTTAAAGCGATTGTTATCTATTTCGGATTCTAGCGCGCGGCCTATTTTTTCGAGGGCGGTTCCGAGAACGATATCGTGGATCGTGTTGTTTGTGAAGATGACTTTCCCGTTGCTCTTGCTGTTGATGTTGGCTAGTATCTCCATCGAGAGTAGGTCGAAGACGTTGCTGTCGATGGTGACGTTAGGCGCTGTCATATGAATGGCGTTGCTGTCGAGCGTGGAATTGAATTGCGATTGTGTGATTAAGATGGCCTCTGTCGAGTTTATGGTGATGGAGTTTGGTGCCAAATTCCCAACAGTGGAATTTCTGATGATAAATGTGTCTGTTTTCACGGTGATCCCATTTTCTTCAACGCTCCGAATCTGAAACAAAAATAACAGAAGGTGACAAAGTGTATGCActcttgtattgtattttacattttGTCGATCTGAGCAGAGAATGATATGTGAAATTAAATCAGGACATAGCGAAACTTAGTAATATCTTTACTGTTCATTTATGGACATaaataggctccgtattccagctacctaaagactgaaattaaagacactttgggtatatagtacaccgaacacaggtaatgcaacacacaggtcgtcgctgcgtgttcgtggagtacagtaaACTCCCGGCATTCTGAAGTTGTACTAtaatagtaaacacatgcttgagccgtgatattAATTTTCGTCAGTGTAATAATAggacgtgcattcgtaagttacgaaacttgaacatatgcggatgtcacttgaaatgattttatattgcaagaaattctttcaataggacatgtcgttattggtgcatgatgtagtacaagatattcctattgttcgATATTCTTTCGTGTTCCATTAGGacattgcatatgtcgctcatcactgaaaacccactaattttctatgtacttttatagaaattccctaaaatgtagattaggcactgaacatcatggtaagctacataaatccatgctaaacgtcgagttaatatcttcataattttcagattgtgatggtactggttattttggattacgttcaacattATTTGTGCTTTTTGGTATTACATTATCTTTCAgtacactgtttttgtcacttttacgtttattttacacatttatatataatgttgtctatattgacagtgaaaatatttgttcaaGTATCCTCAACTAGGCCtatgacctgtaatattacacgcttgagcgtcttgcctaaggcattttacctctgcaatgaaccttcaatcagccacaaagatgtagttatttatacatttatacaatacgactagtaagagcagtgatcgataagactactcactatgactgcgtcccgattttgacttgTAGAAGAAgaacagaggatgcgtaactattttgtatacgaacgtacttgtacctgcgctgtgacgtcgcATATATTTCGAATGAGGCAACCTCAGTCCAGTTTATAGGTAggtggaatacggagcctagacataaacataacatgaagCATTTATTCTGTCCGCTTCGTTATTGGTCACAATGAGTGCTACAGATTCTTACTGTACAATGCTGACTTTTGGCAAATGTTATATTTCCCGATGcgatttggaaattaaaaaaaaaattgcgctGTAACCGAAGCAGGCTCTTAAAAGTGTGTAACAGTATTTCAGTAAATGAACAGATGTAGTCTACTGAACTTATTATAAATAGTatgtgtatgtacgtacgtacaatGCGAACAAATTCATGCGCAAATGgagattttttagtaggttattttacgacgctttaccaacagctttggttatttagcgtctgaatgagatgaaagtgataatgccggtgaaatgagtccggagtccaataccgaaagttatccagcattgctcttggtgggttgagggaaaaccccggaaaaaacctcaaccagataacttaccccgaccaggaatcgaacccgggccacctggtttcgcggctagacgtgctaaccgttcttccacaggcgtggacatggAGATTTACTTTGTCTTACGACACAATACTGTATACTATAACAAAAGCTGATTCCAGTCGAGCTAATATGTTTAATTTCTCCTAAGTATTCAATTGTGTTctgagaaataatacttttatgtcgTTTGTCGCCATTTTCCAGCGCATATTCTAAATTCGGCAGGTTCATCTTTTGTAGGCTATAATTTATTGTGCAACGTTTCATTGTACCGGAATTGTATTATCTTTATCGCAATGTTtagttatttttctttgtattctgaTCTCCAATTTTCACTTTTAATCTCACAACTTCCTGTTTTTACGAAACAGGAGAGAACAGACTCTTGAACATtgtcactatttttattattatatttaacttttttcattGTTCATTTACACTTGTTTTTTTGTGGGACGGGTGATTTATGAATAATGTAatcttactatttttatttttgtgtcgtCTTTACAATATTGGTTCAAAAGATGTTCATAACAAACTAAAGAGCAATCAGCTGGTTCACATGGCCTACCATTTTTTATGCTATCCtataattttaattggtttattttacgactctttatcaacactatggttatctagcgtgtgAGGGGGgtgaggtgataatgccagcgaaatgagtccagagtccaccTACAATTAAACAGGACAGCCGGAATTACTCGAATCTTTTTATTTATCAAACAACTGGCACCAGTCTTAAGCAGAAATGAAAGGGTTATTTAGAGGCCTTAAAGACGATTCTTCTGTCGAGCTttagaattaacaaaattaatgCAACGGCAGGGCTGCTTAATTTGCCTGGAAATACTGTAGCTTGCAACCATTTGCCCCTCAACACTTTGTCACATGAAATGAAACACTTCTATCTCCTCTTACTTTTGTACAAGGAACGCAGTAACGCAGCATTATTTTACGTATAATTACTTAATAACATTAagtattacaaattaaatattaatataaagtaataagtattatttgttttataat from Periplaneta americana isolate PAMFEO1 chromosome 15, P.americana_PAMFEO1_priV1, whole genome shotgun sequence harbors:
- the LOC138715163 gene encoding leucine-rich repeat-containing protein 4C-like, with the protein product MDTFNLCVAFVLVAAFGSGLTANICEDGTCSCSPDGLLISIQCNCNATNQHLDFNDQHFGPNMNTVSKVNISNCDQVTFNTNSFRHLDNLQKLVVSRVRSAIFNPGVFQSLKNLTLVQIQSLDFKQGAFMGVKELEEIEIHNSYIPQLASHSFYDIKDLKLVSLTNVTVNVKRNAIKVEMAKTDSEVIFTDCMIRSVEENGITVKTDTFIIRNSTVGNLAPNSITINSTEAILITQSQFNSTLDSNAIHMTAPNVTIDSNVFDLLSMEILANINSKSNGKVIFTNNTIHDIVLGTALEKIGRALESEIDNNRFNCTCTFAKSVSLLPSVFVNNNFCLAKCKVSLNDFGTHVKNNNACDSVAALDLNAIAKCDDASERSATITPTHRTREGRTGFPATQIPIITTTPKSIATTHLASTILTVSLVTLVLPQLA